Proteins from a genomic interval of Mycolicibacterium grossiae:
- a CDS encoding peptidylprolyl isomerase, with amino-acid sequence MSVPPPPHPPYYGYGYGYGQPPPRTNGMAIAALVGAFIVPPLGIVFGHVSLAQIRRTREEGRPLALAGLVVGYALTVLGILAVVVAVVLAVVAVRAIDESGGVDPRSPLGTAGALPTETLPDFAPPASLGGNCQYPATTEPGSTPARTPRAGRVPTAPATVQATMATDDGAIGLDLDNQKAPCTVNSFVSLAQQGYFDGTRCHRLTTSRALGVLQCGDPTATGRGGPGYRFPNEYPTNQYRMSDPALQRPIRYPRGTLAMANAGPGTNGSQFFLVYRDSALPPTYTAFGRIDETGLAVVDDVAAEGVADGGDDGTPRRALVIDSIRLE; translated from the coding sequence ATGTCCGTCCCTCCCCCGCCGCATCCGCCCTACTACGGCTACGGCTACGGCTACGGCCAGCCGCCGCCGCGGACCAACGGCATGGCGATTGCCGCACTGGTCGGCGCGTTCATCGTGCCGCCGCTGGGCATCGTCTTCGGGCACGTCTCGCTGGCGCAGATCAGGCGCACCCGCGAGGAGGGGCGGCCGCTGGCGCTGGCCGGCCTCGTCGTCGGCTATGCCCTGACGGTCCTGGGCATACTGGCGGTCGTCGTCGCGGTGGTCCTGGCCGTGGTGGCGGTGCGGGCGATCGACGAATCCGGCGGCGTCGATCCACGCTCCCCGCTGGGCACGGCAGGGGCGCTGCCCACCGAGACGCTGCCGGACTTCGCCCCACCGGCCTCGCTCGGCGGCAACTGCCAGTACCCCGCCACCACCGAGCCGGGCAGCACGCCGGCCCGCACGCCGCGCGCGGGCCGCGTGCCCACCGCACCCGCCACCGTGCAGGCCACGATGGCGACCGACGACGGCGCCATCGGTCTCGACCTGGACAATCAGAAGGCGCCCTGCACCGTCAACAGCTTCGTCAGCCTCGCCCAGCAGGGCTACTTCGACGGCACCCGCTGCCACCGCCTCACCACGTCGCGCGCCCTCGGGGTGCTGCAGTGCGGTGACCCGACGGCCACCGGCCGCGGCGGGCCGGGCTACCGCTTCCCGAACGAGTACCCGACCAACCAGTACCGGATGAGCGATCCCGCGCTGCAGCGGCCGATCCGCTACCCGCGTGGCACGCTCGCGATGGCCAATGCCGGGCCGGGCACGAACGGCAGCCAGTTCTTCCTCGTCTACCGCGATTCCGCGCTGCCGCCGACGTACACGGCCTTCGGGCGCATCGACGAGACGGGCCTCGCCGTGGTCGACGACGTGGCCGCCGAGGGCGTGGCGGACGGCGGCGACGACGGCACGCCGCGGCGCGCGCTGGTGATCGACTCGATCCGGCTGGAGTGA
- a CDS encoding peptidylprolyl isomerase, with protein sequence MPTNEQRRATAKRKLERQLERRAAQAKRRRTATIVGSVVGAVVVIAAIVTTVVLVNQDSGSTTASAATTTSSPASPSAAPGQAALPAFAAPADLGANCQYPAAKAASKPNKPPRTGKVPTDPAEVSASMETTQGNIGLQLDNAKAPCTVNSFASLAQQNYFNDTPCHRLTTGGLAVLQCGDPTGQGTGGPGYEFANEYPTNQYRPDDPALQQPVTYPRGTLAMANAGPGTNGSQFFLVYQDSQLPPGYTVFGKIDQTGLATLDKIAAGGVEGGGGDGKPATPVQIKSIALD encoded by the coding sequence GTGCCCACCAACGAACAGCGACGTGCGACGGCCAAGCGCAAGCTGGAACGCCAGCTCGAGCGGCGGGCAGCCCAGGCCAAGCGGCGGCGGACCGCCACCATCGTCGGCTCCGTGGTCGGCGCCGTCGTCGTGATCGCCGCCATCGTCACCACCGTGGTGCTGGTGAACCAGGACTCCGGGAGCACGACGGCGTCCGCGGCCACCACCACCAGCAGCCCGGCGTCTCCCTCCGCGGCGCCCGGCCAAGCGGCCCTACCGGCCTTCGCCGCGCCCGCCGACCTGGGCGCCAACTGCCAGTACCCGGCCGCGAAGGCCGCGAGCAAGCCGAACAAGCCGCCGCGCACCGGCAAGGTCCCCACCGACCCCGCCGAGGTCAGCGCCAGCATGGAGACCACGCAGGGCAACATCGGCCTGCAGCTGGACAACGCCAAGGCCCCGTGCACGGTGAACAGCTTCGCCAGCCTGGCCCAGCAGAACTACTTCAACGACACGCCGTGCCACCGGCTCACCACCGGCGGCCTCGCGGTCCTGCAGTGCGGCGACCCGACCGGTCAGGGCACCGGCGGGCCGGGCTACGAGTTCGCCAACGAATACCCCACCAACCAGTACCGCCCGGACGACCCGGCACTGCAGCAGCCCGTCACCTACCCGCGCGGCACGCTCGCCATGGCCAACGCCGGTCCGGGTACCAACGGCAGCCAGTTCTTCCTCGTCTACCAGGACTCCCAGCTGCCCCCGGGCTACACCGTGTTCGGCAAGATCGACCAGACCGGTCTCGCGACGCTCGACAAGATCGCCGCCGGCGGCGTCGAGGGCGGTGGCGGCGACGGAAAGCCCGCCACGCCGGTGCAGATCAAGTCCATCGCGCTGGACTGA
- a CDS encoding MBL fold metallo-hydrolase, with the protein MLITGFPAGWLQCNCYVVAPRQGADAIIVDPGQKAMPRLRAILDQNRLTPAAVLLTHGHIDHMWSAQKVSDTYGCPTFIHPEDRAMLTDPIKGIGPRMAQFAVGVMFREPRQVVEFGRDGEQLALGELTIDVDHTPGHTGGSVVFRLADGPTEVAFTGDTLFKQSIGRTDLLGGSGRALLTSIVEKLLVLDDSCVVLPGHGPKTTIGAERRSNPFLEGLS; encoded by the coding sequence GTGTTGATCACGGGGTTTCCGGCGGGCTGGTTGCAGTGCAACTGCTACGTCGTCGCGCCGCGGCAGGGTGCCGACGCGATCATCGTCGACCCCGGTCAGAAGGCGATGCCGCGCCTGCGCGCCATCCTCGACCAGAACCGACTGACGCCGGCGGCGGTACTGCTCACCCACGGCCACATCGACCACATGTGGTCGGCGCAGAAGGTGTCCGACACCTACGGCTGCCCGACGTTCATCCATCCCGAGGACCGCGCCATGCTCACCGACCCGATCAAGGGCATCGGGCCGCGGATGGCGCAGTTCGCCGTCGGCGTGATGTTCCGCGAGCCGCGCCAGGTGGTCGAGTTCGGCCGCGACGGCGAGCAACTGGCTCTGGGCGAGTTGACCATCGACGTCGACCACACGCCGGGGCACACCGGCGGCTCGGTCGTGTTCCGGCTGGCGGACGGCCCCACCGAGGTCGCCTTCACCGGGGATACGCTGTTCAAGCAGTCGATCGGCCGCACCGATCTGCTCGGCGGCAGCGGGCGGGCGCTGCTGACGTCGATCGTGGAGAAGCTGTTGGTGCTCGACGACTCCTGCGTGGTACTACCGGGGCACGGCCCGAAGACGACCATCGGCGCCGAACGCCGATCCAACCCATTCCTCGAAGGTCTTTCGTGA
- the hisS gene encoding histidine--tRNA ligase, with the protein MSEFQAPKGVPDYLPPDSAQFVAVRDGLLESARRAGYGYVELPIFEDTALFARGVGESTDVVSKEMYTFADRGDRSVTLRPEGTAGVMRAVIEHGIDRGALPAKLCYSGPFFRYERPQAGRYRQLQQVGVEAVGVDDPALDAEVIAVADSGFRSLGLDGFRLEITSLGDDTCRPQYRELLQEFLFGLDLDEDTRRRAEINPLRVLDDKRPHVREMTADAPLMLDHLSESAREHFDAVLGYLDALRVPYVVNPRMVRGLDYYTKTTFEFVHDGLGAQSGIGGGGRYDGLMRQLGGRDLSGIGFGLGVDRTLLALRAEGRTVGPRAAVDVYGVPLGDAAKRVLVPLAAALRAAGVRVDLAYGDRGMKGAMRAADRSGATLALVAGDRDVDAGTVGVKDLSTGEQVDVALDAVVDAVLSRLA; encoded by the coding sequence GTGAGCGAATTTCAGGCGCCCAAGGGCGTCCCGGACTATCTGCCGCCGGATTCGGCCCAGTTCGTCGCGGTGCGCGACGGCCTGCTCGAGTCGGCGCGGCGCGCCGGGTACGGCTACGTCGAGCTGCCGATCTTCGAGGACACCGCGCTGTTCGCGCGCGGCGTCGGCGAATCGACCGACGTCGTCTCCAAGGAGATGTACACCTTCGCCGACCGCGGCGACCGCTCGGTGACGTTGCGCCCGGAGGGCACCGCCGGGGTGATGCGCGCGGTCATCGAGCACGGCATCGACCGCGGCGCGCTGCCCGCGAAGCTGTGCTACTCCGGCCCGTTCTTCCGCTACGAGCGGCCCCAGGCGGGCCGCTACCGGCAGCTGCAGCAGGTCGGCGTGGAGGCGGTCGGCGTCGACGATCCGGCGCTCGACGCCGAGGTGATCGCCGTGGCGGACAGCGGGTTTCGCTCGCTGGGCCTTGACGGGTTCCGACTGGAGATCACGTCGCTCGGCGACGACACCTGCCGGCCTCAGTACCGGGAACTGCTGCAGGAGTTCCTCTTCGGCCTCGACCTCGACGAGGACACCCGGCGCCGCGCGGAGATCAACCCGTTGCGGGTGCTCGACGACAAGCGACCGCACGTGCGCGAGATGACGGCCGATGCCCCGCTGATGCTCGACCACCTCTCGGAGTCCGCGCGGGAGCACTTCGACGCGGTGCTGGGGTATCTGGATGCGCTGCGGGTGCCCTACGTGGTGAATCCGCGCATGGTCCGGGGGCTGGACTACTACACCAAGACGACGTTCGAGTTCGTGCACGACGGGCTCGGCGCGCAATCGGGCATCGGCGGTGGCGGCCGCTACGACGGGCTCATGCGCCAGCTCGGTGGTCGCGACCTGTCCGGCATCGGCTTCGGGCTCGGCGTCGACCGCACCCTGCTCGCGTTGCGCGCCGAGGGCAGGACGGTCGGACCCCGCGCCGCGGTGGACGTCTACGGCGTCCCGCTGGGCGACGCGGCCAAGCGCGTGCTGGTGCCGCTCGCCGCTGCGCTGCGGGCCGCGGGGGTGCGCGTCGACCTCGCCTACGGCGACCGCGGCATGAAGGGCGCGATGCGGGCCGCCGACCGATCCGGTGCGACGCTGGCGCTGGTCGCCGGTGACCGCGACGTCGATGCGGGAACCGTGGGCGTCAAGGACCTCTCGACCGGCGAGCAGGTCGACGTGGCGCTCGACGCCGTCGTCGACGCGGTGCTGTCGCGGCTGGCCTGA
- the dtd gene encoding D-aminoacyl-tRNA deacylase, protein MRVLVQRVSAARVRVDGGVVGEIRPQGQGLLALVGVTHADDAATARRMADKLWRLRILDGERSAADVFAPVLVVSQFTLYGDTAKGRRPSWNAAAPRAVAEPLVDAFAAALRDLGAEVATGIFGADMAVELVNDGPVTVLLEL, encoded by the coding sequence GTGCGGGTGCTGGTGCAGCGGGTCAGTGCGGCCCGGGTGCGGGTCGACGGCGGCGTGGTGGGGGAGATCCGCCCCCAAGGGCAGGGGCTGCTGGCGTTGGTGGGCGTGACCCACGCCGACGACGCCGCGACCGCGCGGCGGATGGCCGACAAGCTGTGGCGGCTGCGCATCCTCGACGGCGAGCGCAGCGCCGCGGACGTCTTTGCGCCGGTGCTGGTGGTCAGCCAGTTCACCCTCTACGGCGACACCGCCAAGGGGCGCCGGCCATCCTGGAACGCCGCCGCGCCCCGCGCCGTCGCCGAACCGCTGGTCGACGCATTCGCCGCGGCGCTGCGCGACCTCGGCGCCGAGGTGGCGACGGGGATCTTTGGAGCGGACATGGCGGTCGAACTCGTCAACGACGGTCCGGTAACGGTGCTCCTCGAACTGTGA
- a CDS encoding Rv2578c family radical SAM protein has protein sequence MRWDGQGVRVDDGALPGLQRIGFVRSVRTPEFAGLTFHEILCKSALNKVPDAVNLPFQYTVNGYRGCSHACRYCFARPTHEYLDFDPGRDFDTQVVVKTNVVDVLRREVRRRSWTRQTVALGTNTDPYQRAEGRYALMPGIVDALASSGTPFSILTKGTLLQRDLPLVAAAGKHVDVSVAVSLAIGDPELHQLVEPGTPTPRARLGLIRAVREAGLDCHVMVAPVLPHLTDSAEHLDALLGSIAAAGATSVTVFGLHLRGTTRGWFTSWLAATRPDLVARYRELYRGSAYLPQNYRDALRDRALPLIRKHGLTGDHRPFRTTRAPAVAADLQPTLF, from the coding sequence ATGCGATGGGACGGTCAGGGCGTACGCGTCGACGACGGTGCGCTGCCGGGCCTGCAGCGGATCGGGTTCGTCCGCTCGGTGCGGACGCCGGAGTTCGCGGGTCTGACGTTCCACGAGATCCTGTGCAAGTCGGCGCTCAACAAGGTGCCCGACGCGGTGAACCTGCCGTTCCAGTACACCGTCAACGGCTACCGCGGATGCAGTCACGCGTGCCGGTACTGCTTCGCACGGCCGACGCACGAGTACCTCGACTTCGATCCCGGTCGTGACTTCGACACCCAGGTGGTGGTCAAGACCAATGTCGTCGACGTGCTGCGGCGCGAGGTGCGTCGGCGGTCCTGGACGCGGCAGACCGTGGCGCTCGGCACCAACACCGACCCCTACCAGCGCGCCGAGGGGCGGTATGCGCTGATGCCGGGCATCGTCGACGCCCTCGCTTCGAGCGGCACCCCGTTCTCCATCCTCACCAAGGGCACGCTGCTGCAGCGCGACCTGCCGCTGGTCGCCGCGGCCGGGAAGCACGTCGACGTCAGCGTGGCGGTGTCCCTGGCGATCGGCGATCCCGAACTGCACCAGCTGGTCGAGCCGGGGACGCCCACGCCGCGCGCCCGGCTCGGGTTGATCCGCGCGGTGCGCGAGGCGGGGCTGGACTGTCACGTCATGGTGGCGCCGGTGCTGCCGCACCTCACCGACTCCGCCGAGCACCTCGACGCGCTGCTCGGATCGATCGCCGCCGCGGGCGCCACCAGTGTGACGGTGTTCGGGCTGCACCTGCGGGGCACCACCCGCGGGTGGTTCACCAGCTGGCTGGCCGCCACGCGCCCCGACCTCGTCGCCCGCTACCGCGAGCTGTATCGCGGCAGCGCCTACCTCCCGCAGAACTACCGGGACGCGTTGCGCGACAGAGCCCTTCCGCTGATCCGCAAGCACGGGCTCACCGGCGACCACCGCCCGTTCCGGACGACGCGGGCGCCCGCGGTGGCGGCCGACCTGCAGCCGACCCTGTTCTGA
- a CDS encoding cytochrome P450 family protein has product MEATNDPVRLPPAPRIPALVQGAAFVAARGAAIRAVGRRHGSEFTLDLPVFGRTVVVSDPALVKEVFTAHTDLVGRAGTLGEVFGPGSTFSLDGAEHRARRKLLVPPFHGRRMHGYEDIIV; this is encoded by the coding sequence GTGGAGGCGACGAACGACCCGGTGCGGCTGCCGCCCGCGCCGAGAATCCCCGCGCTGGTCCAAGGTGCGGCCTTCGTGGCGGCCCGGGGCGCGGCGATCCGCGCCGTCGGCCGCCGCCACGGCTCGGAGTTCACCCTCGACCTGCCGGTGTTCGGGCGGACCGTCGTCGTCAGCGACCCGGCGCTCGTCAAGGAGGTCTTCACTGCGCACACCGACCTCGTCGGCCGCGCGGGAACGCTGGGCGAGGTCTTCGGCCCCGGCTCGACGTTCAGCCTCGACGGCGCCGAGCACCGTGCGCGGCGCAAGCTGCTGGTGCCGCCGTTCCACGGCAGGCGGATGCACGGGTACGAGGACATCATCGTCTAG
- a CDS encoding cytochrome P450: MHREIDAWPEGTEFATLPSMMRITLNAILRAVFGAEGDALAELRELLPPMVIRASRLAVLPPVFRTDFGPWSPWGRVERMRRRYDAVVARLIAEARSDPALAERGDVLALMLQARYEDGSAITDEHVADELLTLLAAGHETTATTLAWAVERLRRHPELLRRLTAEVDDGRSDLLQATVFEVQRVRPVINGFARVTKQRIRLGEWVLPERQVVMVSISLAHAAERAFPDAAAFDPDRFVGHAPDTYTWIPFGGGVRRCIGAAFANMEMTVTLRELLRAFTVVPTAAPGERSHSRGVATAPGRGGRITVRRRSIPSDTIGRATTHGGVAAATSR; this comes from the coding sequence GTGCACCGCGAGATCGACGCCTGGCCCGAGGGCACCGAGTTCGCGACGCTGCCGTCGATGATGCGCATCACCCTCAACGCCATCCTGCGGGCGGTGTTCGGTGCTGAGGGCGACGCCCTCGCCGAGCTACGGGAGCTGTTGCCGCCGATGGTGATTCGAGCCTCCCGGTTGGCGGTCCTCCCGCCGGTGTTCCGCACCGACTTCGGTCCGTGGAGCCCGTGGGGGCGCGTCGAGCGGATGCGCCGGCGTTACGACGCCGTCGTCGCGCGGCTGATCGCCGAGGCGCGGTCGGATCCCGCGCTGGCCGAGCGCGGCGACGTGCTCGCCCTGATGCTGCAGGCCCGCTACGAGGACGGGTCGGCGATCACCGACGAGCACGTCGCCGACGAGCTGCTCACGCTGCTGGCGGCCGGGCACGAGACCACCGCCACCACGCTGGCCTGGGCGGTGGAGAGGTTGCGCCGCCATCCGGAACTGCTGCGGCGACTCACCGCAGAGGTCGACGACGGCCGATCGGATCTGTTGCAGGCCACCGTCTTCGAGGTGCAGCGCGTCCGGCCGGTGATCAACGGCTTCGCCCGGGTGACCAAGCAGCGAATCCGGCTGGGGGAGTGGGTGCTGCCCGAACGGCAGGTGGTCATGGTGAGCATTTCGCTCGCCCACGCCGCCGAACGCGCCTTCCCCGACGCCGCGGCGTTCGATCCCGACCGCTTCGTCGGGCACGCCCCGGACACCTACACCTGGATCCCGTTCGGCGGAGGCGTGCGGCGCTGCATTGGCGCCGCGTTCGCGAACATGGAGATGACGGTGACGCTGCGCGAACTGCTGCGCGCCTTCACCGTCGTCCCCACCGCGGCACCCGGCGAACGCTCGCACTCCCGCGGCGTCGCCACCGCCCCCGGCCGCGGTGGTCGGATCACGGTGCGCCGCAGATCGATTCCGAGCGACACGATCGGTCGCGCCACCACCCACGGCGGCGTCGCTGCGGCGACGTCGCGATGA
- a CDS encoding SDR family NAD(P)-dependent oxidoreductase — protein sequence MTTVLRGRTAVITGAGSGIGRALAQRLSGDGSSVALADVDAHALEETAATLDGPVLTRVLDVRDAAAQRAFAAEVADWTPTPLGAVFNNAGVAVSSPVLDAVAEDDDWLWDINFHGVVNGTRAFLPLLVAQDSGAIVNTSSVFGLVGMPNQSAYCAAKFAVRGFTDSLRQELRGTGVRAVAVHPGGINTNIVRNARFRRDPEGRGRSHDEMAAEFAAITMTEPATAAAIIVRGVERGKARILVGPDAYVFDALGRIAPTHYYDVISWAESRLRRRARARTSVPRESVR from the coding sequence ATGACCACCGTCCTGCGGGGGCGCACCGCCGTGATCACCGGCGCCGGCTCGGGCATCGGACGCGCGCTGGCGCAACGGCTCTCGGGCGACGGCAGTTCGGTCGCACTCGCCGACGTGGACGCCCACGCGCTCGAGGAGACGGCCGCCACGCTGGACGGTCCGGTGCTCACCCGCGTACTCGACGTCCGGGACGCGGCCGCGCAACGCGCGTTCGCCGCCGAGGTCGCCGACTGGACGCCGACGCCGCTCGGCGCGGTGTTCAACAACGCGGGCGTGGCGGTGTCCTCGCCCGTCCTCGACGCGGTCGCCGAGGACGACGACTGGCTGTGGGACATCAACTTCCACGGCGTCGTCAACGGCACCCGGGCCTTCCTGCCGCTCCTCGTCGCGCAGGACTCCGGCGCCATCGTCAACACCTCGAGCGTCTTCGGGCTGGTGGGCATGCCGAACCAGAGTGCCTACTGCGCCGCCAAGTTCGCCGTCCGCGGGTTCACCGACTCGCTGCGTCAGGAACTGCGCGGCACCGGGGTGCGTGCGGTCGCCGTCCATCCGGGCGGGATCAACACCAACATCGTCCGCAACGCCCGCTTCCGGCGCGACCCGGAGGGACGCGGCCGCAGCCACGACGAGATGGCCGCCGAGTTCGCGGCCATCACGATGACCGAGCCGGCCACGGCCGCGGCGATCATCGTGCGCGGCGTCGAACGCGGCAAGGCGCGCATCCTCGTCGGCCCCGACGCCTACGTCTTCGACGCGCTCGGCCGCATCGCGCCGACGCACTACTACGACGTCATCAGCTGGGCCGAGTCCCGGTTGCGCCGCCGGGCACGGGCACGGACCTCGGTGCCCCGCGAGTCGGTGCGCTAG
- a CDS encoding acyl-CoA dehydrogenase family protein, translating to MTDTTSAPSTTETVAEFAERARQWLADSMPRIDPAHPPEADRGEEAPWLRARKLQKTLYSGGFAGICFPREYGGLGLPIAYQRAFDEASRDYEMPIILNTPTFTICAATILDTGSEDQKRMHIAGAIRGDEVLVQLLSEPSGGSDLAGVITRAERRGDSWVINGAKTWSTSAFAADYGLLLARTDWDVPKHQGLTMFLVSLDAPGITMRRIKQVDGGEEFCEEFFDDLVLDGDAVVGEVNGGWEVASRQLYHERRAVGGGSEFSSGIGAEGASDKQVDYVGLLAATGLSDDPRARAKAGRALVRRMVQDQLVDHVYHGVLDGRLPPAAGSIIRITHAETVQFEIDTALEIAGAAAVVDDGSGLFEYGARYPSRQAASLGGGTTEIARNIIGERILGFPREPAADRGVPFNKVKRNKN from the coding sequence GTGACCGACACCACCAGCGCACCATCGACCACCGAGACGGTGGCCGAGTTCGCCGAGCGGGCGCGACAGTGGCTCGCCGACTCCATGCCGCGCATCGACCCGGCACATCCGCCGGAGGCCGACCGCGGCGAGGAGGCCCCCTGGCTGCGGGCGCGCAAACTGCAGAAGACCCTGTACTCCGGCGGCTTCGCCGGCATCTGCTTCCCGCGCGAGTACGGCGGTCTCGGCCTGCCCATCGCCTATCAGCGGGCGTTCGACGAGGCGTCGCGGGACTACGAGATGCCGATCATCCTCAACACCCCGACGTTCACGATCTGTGCGGCGACGATCCTCGACACGGGCAGCGAGGACCAGAAGCGCATGCACATCGCCGGCGCGATCCGGGGGGACGAGGTGCTGGTGCAGCTGCTGAGCGAACCCAGCGGCGGATCCGACCTCGCCGGTGTCATCACGCGCGCCGAGCGACGCGGAGACTCCTGGGTGATCAACGGCGCGAAGACCTGGAGTACGAGCGCCTTCGCCGCCGACTACGGACTGCTACTGGCCCGCACCGACTGGGACGTGCCCAAGCACCAGGGCCTCACTATGTTCCTCGTCTCCCTCGACGCGCCCGGCATCACGATGCGCCGAATCAAGCAGGTCGACGGCGGCGAGGAGTTCTGCGAGGAGTTCTTCGACGACCTCGTCCTCGACGGCGACGCGGTGGTGGGCGAGGTGAACGGGGGCTGGGAGGTCGCCTCCCGCCAGCTTTACCACGAACGCCGCGCGGTGGGCGGCGGCTCCGAGTTCTCCAGCGGCATCGGCGCCGAGGGCGCGTCGGACAAGCAGGTCGACTACGTCGGTCTGCTGGCCGCGACGGGCCTGTCCGACGATCCGCGCGCCCGCGCCAAGGCCGGCCGTGCGCTGGTCCGCCGCATGGTGCAGGACCAGCTCGTCGACCACGTGTACCACGGCGTGCTCGATGGCAGGCTGCCGCCGGCGGCCGGGTCGATCATCCGCATCACGCACGCGGAGACCGTGCAGTTCGAGATCGACACCGCCCTCGAGATCGCGGGTGCCGCAGCGGTCGTCGACGATGGCAGCGGGTTGTTCGAGTACGGCGCCCGGTACCCGTCGCGCCAGGCGGCGTCGCTCGGCGGTGGCACCACCGAGATCGCCCGCAACATCATCGGCGAACGGATCCTCGGGTTCCCGCGCGAACCGGCCGCCGATCGCGGCGTGCCGTTCAATAAGGTGAAGCGCAACAAGAACTAG
- a CDS encoding acyl-CoA dehydrogenase family protein, whose protein sequence is MTGVANPEQVLFASTAQAFLDKEGSLTRVREWHAAGISFEATWWQRAAELGWASLLVPEDLGGGSVSGDGVADLALIAEQVGRTVAPGPLHPVSTVLAGLVDADDAARHAAVIERLVGGDLVASWAVYEPGRPWAPGQAAVTATATDGGYRIDGVKDRVEAGAESGAFLVTATLDGHVRQFLVPADAPGVAVSPQQSLDLVKRFAKVTFDGVEVDGHAMVGTAEQTPALLARQAQIAQLLQCAEVVGILDTVLAFTNQWAMDRHSFGRPLASYQALKHRYADMKIWLEACRATTAAAVAAVSARAADAELLVSVAKSYVGEHAAPMLQHCVQLHGGIGVTWEHDLHLFLRRATLNRAMYGTPEEHDLRVYALTETVEAAS, encoded by the coding sequence ATGACCGGCGTCGCCAACCCGGAGCAGGTGCTCTTCGCCTCGACGGCGCAGGCGTTCCTCGACAAGGAGGGCTCGCTGACGCGGGTGCGCGAATGGCACGCCGCCGGGATCTCCTTCGAGGCCACCTGGTGGCAGCGCGCCGCCGAACTGGGGTGGGCGAGCCTGCTGGTCCCCGAAGACCTCGGCGGCGGCAGCGTATCCGGCGACGGCGTCGCCGACCTCGCCCTGATCGCCGAACAGGTCGGCCGCACCGTGGCACCCGGCCCACTGCACCCGGTGAGCACCGTGCTCGCCGGACTGGTCGACGCCGATGACGCCGCCCGCCACGCGGCGGTGATCGAACGCCTCGTCGGCGGAGACCTCGTCGCCTCCTGGGCCGTGTACGAACCCGGCCGGCCGTGGGCACCGGGTCAGGCGGCCGTCACCGCCACGGCCACCGACGGCGGCTACCGCATCGACGGCGTCAAGGATCGCGTCGAAGCGGGCGCCGAGAGCGGCGCGTTCCTGGTCACCGCCACCCTCGACGGCCACGTGCGCCAGTTCCTGGTACCCGCCGACGCGCCGGGTGTCGCGGTGAGCCCGCAGCAGTCGCTCGACCTGGTGAAGCGGTTTGCGAAGGTGACCTTCGACGGCGTCGAGGTCGACGGCCACGCGATGGTCGGCACCGCTGAGCAAACCCCGGCCCTGCTGGCCCGGCAGGCGCAGATCGCGCAGCTGCTGCAGTGCGCCGAGGTCGTCGGCATCCTCGACACCGTGCTGGCCTTCACCAACCAGTGGGCGATGGACCGGCACTCCTTCGGCCGTCCGCTCGCGTCCTACCAGGCGCTCAAGCACCGCTACGCGGACATGAAGATCTGGCTGGAGGCCTGCCGCGCCACCACCGCGGCCGCCGTGGCCGCCGTCAGCGCGCGCGCCGCCGACGCAGAACTCCTGGTCAGCGTCGCCAAGTCCTACGTCGGCGAGCACGCCGCGCCCATGCTGCAGCACTGCGTGCAGCTGCACGGCGGCATCGGCGTCACCTGGGAACACGACCTGCACCTGTTCCTGCGCCGCGCGACGCTCAACCGCGCCATGTACGGCACCCCGGAGGAACACGACCTGCGCGTGTATGCGCTCACCGAGACCGTGGAGGCCGCGTCGTGA
- a CDS encoding TetR/AcrR family transcriptional regulator codes for MARSTGRAPSAPDGGVDAEESRATRFMRSALAILGETGRADFTVLEVVERSKTSLRSFYQHFASKDALLLALIEKIMAESTLRWRAETDDLSPAEALRVLIARISAPASTTTQDSINRGLTFSNDHLAETVPGEYARVLSPVKVLIADIIERGIADGAFDADLDVDPTATLIMQSTMGAMRLRLLGAELNGEPLDGGHIYDFCIRALAARPS; via the coding sequence GTGGCGAGGTCGACCGGGCGGGCTCCGTCCGCACCCGACGGCGGCGTGGACGCCGAGGAGTCGCGGGCCACCCGGTTCATGCGCTCGGCGCTGGCCATCCTGGGCGAGACGGGGCGGGCCGACTTCACGGTGCTCGAGGTCGTGGAGCGCTCCAAGACCAGCTTGCGCTCGTTCTACCAACACTTCGCCAGCAAGGACGCACTGCTGCTGGCGCTGATCGAGAAGATCATGGCGGAGTCCACCCTGCGCTGGCGGGCGGAGACCGACGACCTGTCACCGGCCGAGGCGCTGCGGGTGCTCATCGCCAGGATCAGCGCGCCGGCGTCGACGACCACCCAGGACAGCATCAACCGTGGGCTGACGTTCTCCAACGACCACCTGGCCGAGACCGTGCCGGGCGAGTACGCGCGCGTGCTGTCGCCGGTGAAGGTGCTGATCGCCGACATCATCGAACGCGGCATCGCCGACGGCGCATTCGACGCCGACCTGGACGTCGATCCCACCGCCACGCTCATCATGCAGTCGACGATGGGCGCCATGCGGCTGCGCCTGCTCGGCGCCGAACTGAACGGCGAGCCACTCGACGGCGGCCACATCTACGACTTCTGCATCCGCGCCCTCGCCGCCCGCCCGTCCTGA